From Streptomyces sp. TLI_105, the proteins below share one genomic window:
- a CDS encoding aldo/keto reductase — protein sequence MTNNTNPSAGTTIFQLGGDLPVRRVGYGTMRLADGPGDPTGPEARIWTAPADRAAAVRLLRTAAEAGVTLFDTADAYALGAGEELLAEALHPYGDGVAVATKVGVVRPSPTEWVPLGHPAYLRQQAELSLRRLRTERIDLLYLHRLDGNVPVAEQVGALKRLQEEGKVRHIGLSEVTVEQLTEAEATAPIAAVQNLYNLANRDHEAVVEHTAGRGIAFVPFFPVAMGGHAGPDGPVARVAREVGATPSQTALAWLLHRAPHIVPIPGTSSAAHLVENLGALDVALTEEQFARLDKEFSGS from the coding sequence ATGACGAACAACACGAACCCCTCTGCCGGTACGACGATATTCCAGCTCGGTGGCGACCTCCCGGTCCGGCGTGTCGGCTACGGCACGATGCGACTCGCCGACGGCCCCGGCGACCCGACCGGCCCGGAGGCACGCATCTGGACGGCCCCTGCCGACCGGGCGGCGGCGGTGAGGCTGCTGCGGACGGCCGCCGAGGCGGGCGTCACCCTCTTCGACACGGCCGACGCGTACGCCCTGGGGGCCGGCGAGGAGCTGCTCGCCGAGGCGCTGCACCCGTACGGCGACGGGGTCGCGGTGGCCACCAAGGTCGGCGTGGTCCGGCCCTCCCCCACCGAGTGGGTGCCGCTCGGCCACCCCGCCTATCTGCGCCAGCAGGCCGAGCTGAGCCTGCGCCGGCTGCGCACCGAGCGGATCGACCTCCTCTACCTCCACCGCCTCGACGGGAACGTCCCGGTCGCCGAGCAGGTCGGCGCCCTGAAGCGGCTCCAGGAGGAGGGCAAGGTCCGGCACATCGGGCTCTCGGAGGTGACGGTCGAGCAGCTCACCGAGGCCGAGGCGACGGCGCCGATCGCGGCCGTGCAGAACCTCTACAACCTGGCGAACCGCGACCACGAGGCCGTCGTCGAGCACACCGCGGGGCGCGGGATCGCGTTCGTCCCGTTCTTCCCGGTCGCCATGGGCGGGCACGCGGGTCCGGACGGACCGGTCGCGCGGGTCGCCCGCGAGGTCGGCGCGACCCCGTCCCAGACGGCCCTGGCCTGGCTCCTGCACCGGGCCCCGCACATCGTCCCGATCCCCGGCACGTCCTCGGCGGCCCACCTCGTGGAGAACCTGGGCGCGCTCGACGTCGCCCTCACCGAGGAGCAGTTCGCCCGCCTCGACAAGGAGTTCTCGGGGTCATGA
- a CDS encoding MerR family transcriptional regulator — protein MKIGELARETGVSVRLLRYYEEQGLLASERTSGGQRVYGPDAPAVVRRIRALLGAGLPTRIIAEVLDCVCGSEAEIEPCLSPLLVAQLDAIDERIQDLQGTRSSLAALVAVTEGRGLATAD, from the coding sequence ATGAAGATCGGTGAGCTGGCGCGCGAGACCGGGGTGAGTGTCCGGCTGCTCCGCTACTACGAGGAGCAGGGCCTCCTCGCATCGGAGCGCACCTCCGGCGGGCAGCGGGTCTACGGCCCCGACGCCCCCGCCGTCGTACGCCGCATCAGGGCCCTCCTCGGCGCCGGACTGCCGACCCGGATCATCGCCGAGGTCCTCGACTGCGTCTGCGGCAGCGAGGCGGAGATCGAGCCCTGCCTCAGCCCGCTGCTCGTCGCCCAGCTCGACGCCATCGACGAGAGGATCCAGGACCTCCAGGGCACCCGCTCCTCGCTCGCCGCGCTCGTGGCGGTGACCGAGGGCCGGGGCCTGGCCACCGCCGACTGA
- a CDS encoding VOC family protein: MSSLVRHTTIDCADAYALASFWAKVLDSQVSDDDKPGDPEALVESAGAGLLFIQVPEGKTVKNRVHLDLQPEDRTRDEEVERLLGLGATLFEDHRNPDGTGWATLRDPEGNEFCVERSRAERAATV, encoded by the coding sequence ATGAGCTCTCTCGTGCGACACACGACCATCGACTGTGCCGACGCCTACGCCCTCGCGAGCTTCTGGGCGAAGGTCCTCGACTCCCAGGTCTCCGACGACGACAAGCCCGGCGACCCGGAGGCGCTCGTCGAGTCGGCCGGCGCGGGCCTCCTCTTCATCCAGGTCCCCGAGGGGAAGACGGTGAAGAACCGCGTCCACCTCGACCTCCAGCCGGAGGACCGCACCCGCGACGAGGAGGTCGAGCGGCTGCTCGGCCTCGGCGCCACGCTCTTCGAGGACCACCGGAACCCGGACGGCACCGGCTGGGCGACCCTGAGGGACCCGGAGGGCAACGAGTTCTGCGTGGAGCGCAGCAGGGCGGAGCGCGCCGCCACCGTCTGA
- a CDS encoding pyridoxamine 5'-phosphate oxidase family protein, which produces MEDTGTTWPAFEAAEPELAATVRERFGQHTHHALATVRKDGSPRLSGIEADFRGGELWLGMMPNSRKALDLRRDPRFALLANPGSGTDMGGGDVRISGRAVEVTDRETLDRYAAEAGAPQPFHLFRVEPTEVVRTWVDGEEICFRSWAPGRPTRTIRRGNDDSPPRQDA; this is translated from the coding sequence ATGGAAGACACCGGAACCACCTGGCCGGCCTTCGAAGCCGCCGAACCCGAGCTCGCCGCGACCGTCCGGGAGCGCTTCGGGCAGCACACCCACCACGCCCTCGCCACCGTCCGGAAGGACGGCTCGCCGCGCCTCAGCGGCATCGAGGCCGACTTCCGCGGCGGGGAGCTCTGGCTCGGCATGATGCCGAACTCCCGCAAGGCGCTGGACCTGCGCCGCGACCCCCGGTTCGCGCTGCTCGCCAACCCGGGCTCCGGCACCGACATGGGCGGCGGTGACGTCCGGATCTCCGGCCGCGCGGTCGAGGTCACCGACCGGGAGACCCTGGACCGGTACGCGGCGGAGGCGGGCGCGCCGCAGCCCTTCCACCTCTTCCGGGTGGAGCCGACCGAGGTCGTGCGGACCTGGGTGGACGGCGAGGAGATCTGCTTCCGCAGCTGGGCCCCGGGACGCCCGACGAGGACGATCCGGCGCGGGAACGACGACAGCCCGCCGCGGCAGGACGCCTGA
- a CDS encoding TetR/AcrR family transcriptional regulator, with protein MPNTASKKKTQASGGPERRRELLDTAAEVFAAQGYNATTVRKIADAAGMLAGSLYYHFDSKESMLDEILSTFLNELWEGYDAVLGAELGPRETIEALVTESFREIDRHRAAVAIYQKESLHLVDQPRFGYLVDSQRRFEKAWLGTLERGVAEGVFRADLDVRLTYRFVRDTVWVAASWYRPGGQHSPEEIARQYLSMVLDGIAVRGPGVSGERGTGTGRL; from the coding sequence GTGCCGAACACTGCAAGCAAGAAGAAGACCCAGGCGAGCGGGGGGCCCGAGCGGCGCCGTGAACTCCTCGACACGGCGGCCGAGGTGTTCGCCGCCCAGGGGTACAACGCCACCACCGTCCGCAAGATCGCGGACGCCGCCGGGATGCTCGCGGGCAGCCTCTACTACCACTTCGACTCCAAGGAGTCGATGCTCGACGAGATCCTCTCCACCTTCCTGAACGAGCTGTGGGAGGGGTACGACGCCGTCCTCGGCGCCGAGCTCGGCCCCCGCGAGACCATCGAGGCCCTCGTCACCGAGTCCTTCCGGGAGATCGACCGGCACCGCGCCGCCGTCGCCATCTACCAGAAGGAGTCCCTGCACCTCGTCGACCAGCCCCGCTTCGGCTACCTCGTCGACTCGCAGCGCAGGTTCGAGAAGGCCTGGCTCGGAACCCTGGAGCGCGGCGTCGCGGAGGGGGTCTTCCGCGCCGACCTCGACGTCCGCCTGACCTACCGCTTCGTCCGCGACACCGTCTGGGTCGCCGCGTCCTGGTACCGGCCGGGCGGACAGCACAGCCCGGAGGAGATCGCCCGCCAGTACCTGTCCATGGTCCTGGACGGAATCGCCGTGCGCGGTCCCGGGGTGTCCGGGGAGCGGGGGACCGGGACGGGAAGGCTCTGA
- a CDS encoding DEAD/DEAH box helicase, producing MTRSERPHKRGPRTAQAKSTSQPKGPRGGRRPAAPPPPQEFTPPETVTPALPPVASFEDLDMPAALLRTLTEQGVTEPFPIQAATLPNSIAGRDVLGRGRTGSGKTLAFGLALLARTAGRRAEATAPLALVLVPTRELAQQVTDALTPYASALRLRITTVVGGMSISRQSSSLRRGAEVLIATPGRLHDLIERGDCRLDQVAVTVLDEADQMADMGFLPQVTKLLKQVEPGGQRLLFSATLDRNIDKLVKMFLDDPVVHSVDPSAGAVTTMEHHLLYVQDETDKKAVTLRIAARDGRTILFLDTKRSVDRLVKRLLASGVRASGLHGGRSQPQRNRTLDQFKTGQVTTLVATNVAARGIHVDDLDMVVNVDPPMDHKDYLHRGGRTARAGESGSVFTLVLPEQKRDMGRLMSNAGISPRTAQIKSSDEELAELTGAREPSGVPVVIEVPQPTPPRKAAPAPGGGTGGRRRRRPASGGSTGGTGTGTTGSGRASGPSTGRGSGSGTTGRGSASGAPTGRGSGTAGGSGRGAAGAGRGSGAGRVAGSGAGAGAGAGRGAAAGAGRGGRQASGTSRSRSAASSRSSRPRPTDT from the coding sequence ATGACCCGCTCCGAACGCCCCCACAAGCGCGGCCCCCGCACCGCCCAGGCGAAATCCACGTCCCAGCCGAAGGGCCCCCGCGGCGGCCGCCGTCCCGCCGCGCCCCCGCCGCCGCAGGAGTTCACTCCGCCGGAGACGGTGACGCCCGCGCTGCCGCCCGTGGCCTCCTTCGAGGACCTGGACATGCCGGCCGCGCTGCTGCGGACGCTCACCGAGCAGGGCGTCACCGAGCCCTTCCCGATCCAGGCCGCGACCCTGCCGAACTCGATCGCCGGGCGCGACGTCCTCGGCCGGGGGCGCACCGGCTCCGGCAAGACCCTCGCCTTCGGGCTCGCGCTCCTGGCCCGCACCGCCGGCCGCCGCGCCGAGGCGACCGCGCCCCTCGCGCTGGTCCTGGTGCCGACCCGTGAGCTCGCCCAGCAGGTGACCGACGCCCTCACGCCGTACGCCTCCGCGCTGCGGCTGCGGATCACCACGGTCGTCGGCGGCATGTCGATCTCCCGGCAGTCCTCGTCCCTGCGGCGCGGCGCCGAGGTCCTCATCGCCACGCCCGGCCGGCTCCACGACCTCATCGAGCGGGGTGACTGCCGCCTGGACCAGGTCGCCGTCACCGTCCTCGACGAGGCCGACCAGATGGCCGACATGGGCTTCCTGCCACAGGTCACGAAGCTGCTGAAGCAGGTCGAGCCGGGCGGGCAGCGGCTGCTGTTCTCCGCGACCCTCGACCGGAACATCGACAAGCTGGTCAAGATGTTCCTCGACGACCCGGTCGTGCACTCCGTCGACCCCTCGGCCGGTGCGGTGACCACGATGGAGCACCACCTGCTCTACGTGCAGGACGAGACCGACAAGAAGGCCGTCACGCTGCGGATCGCGGCCCGCGACGGCCGGACGATCCTCTTCCTGGACACCAAGCGGTCCGTGGACCGGCTGGTCAAGCGGCTCCTGGCCAGCGGCGTCCGGGCCTCCGGGCTGCACGGCGGCCGCTCGCAGCCGCAGCGCAACCGGACCCTGGACCAGTTCAAGACCGGCCAGGTCACCACGCTGGTCGCGACGAACGTGGCGGCCCGCGGCATCCACGTGGACGACCTCGACATGGTCGTGAACGTCGACCCGCCGATGGACCACAAGGACTATCTGCACCGGGGCGGCCGCACCGCCCGCGCCGGCGAGTCCGGCAGCGTCTTCACGCTGGTCCTGCCCGAGCAGAAGCGGGACATGGGCCGGCTGATGTCGAACGCGGGCATCAGCCCCCGCACGGCGCAGATCAAGTCCAGCGACGAGGAGCTCGCCGAGCTCACCGGCGCCCGGGAGCCCTCGGGCGTCCCCGTCGTCATCGAGGTCCCGCAGCCGACCCCGCCGCGCAAGGCGGCGCCCGCCCCCGGCGGTGGCACGGGCGGCCGCCGTCGTCGCCGTCCGGCCTCCGGCGGTTCGACCGGTGGTACGGGGACGGGCACGACGGGCTCGGGCCGCGCTTCCGGCCCGTCCACCGGCCGGGGGTCCGGTTCGGGCACCACGGGCCGGGGCTCCGCTTCCGGGGCGCCGACGGGCCGGGGTTCCGGCACCGCGGGCGGCTCCGGGCGCGGTGCGGCCGGTGCCGGGCGCGGCTCCGGCGCGGGCCGGGTCGCGGGCTCCGGTGCCGGGGCGGGCGCGGGCGCCGGGCGCGGTGCGGCGGCCGGCGCCGGCCGGGGCGGGCGTCAGGCGTCGGGCACCAGCCGCTCGCGGAGCGCCGCGAGCTCGCGCAGCTCCAGGCCGAGGCCGACCGACACGTAA